Proteins from a single region of Thunnus albacares chromosome 14, fThuAlb1.1, whole genome shotgun sequence:
- the LOC122996801 gene encoding uncharacterized protein LOC122996801, which translates to MWVSDERRRMKVEMMKVLLVYLQTRPTRFHLSVAQSALSETPPFQPSVQTSTLSTALSLLGTLSCNKQLLLAAASKDMSRCSVSLLLGWPPHKPLVRSAAMLTLTLGLPVAQRASGKFSSLGALALGSESMQRQCGGGAMGLELKLWPLWWLVHHYGGSRTGEQGSDRSCGRAMGYVVGLYFLMAGYCLGHWHWEYWSLFN; encoded by the exons ATGTGGGTCAGTgacgagaggaggaggatgaaagtGGAGATGATGAAGGTCCTGTTAGTTTATCTGCAGACCAGACCCACCAGATTTCATCTCAGCGTGGCCCAGTCAGCTCTGTCTGAGACGCCTCCTTTTCAGCCCAGTGTGCAGACGTCCACGCTAAGCACAGCTCTATCTCTGCTTGGCACATTGAGCTGCAATAAGCAGTTGTTGTTGGCAGCAGCATCAAAAGACATGTCAAGG TGCAGTGTATCATTGCTGCTTGGCTGGCCTCCGCATAAACCCTTGGTTCGTTCAGCAGCCATGCTTACTCTCACCCTCGGCCTCCCCGTCGCTCAGCGAGCCTCCGGAAAGTTCTCCTCGCTTGGAGCGCTGGCACTGGGATCTGAAtccat GCAGAGGCAGTGTGGTGGAGGAGCTATGGGCCTGGAGCTGAAGCTATGGCCTCTGTGGTGGCTGGTGCACCATTATGGAGGCAGCAGGACAGGCGAGCAAGGTTCAGATAGGTCTTGTGGTAGAGCTATGGGATATGTGGTGGGGCTGTATTTTCTTATGGCGGGGTATTGCCTGGGTCATTGGCATTGGGAATACTGGTCACTCTTTAATTAA